The following are from one region of the Pocillopora verrucosa isolate sample1 chromosome 3, ASM3666991v2, whole genome shotgun sequence genome:
- the LOC131791321 gene encoding uncharacterized protein, with product MLKKTEVGKATRRKYPKVEEKKRKSADSRNKTRFSRTKAATNEGNAFRYEAEIQENTAIERNASEIYSFPEEKHVNEMQSEGELKVARCDFRKLRSFDMESIDDSLSMISLNSRPTSAVTDFAEEVKLESDEEFSSLEKLNENDQFLMRKISNESNSSDLEISVDKGSPRIQGIENREESDLVDEETERDNSRNAIAILPLEEVEIIEEKGNKKANVKSAWELNEKFLLTADFPARIWEEKINGKAMNARRKSSELFNASFPPLSSVSELRRGSYPISPLMSSGSPRELPLLSGRQCKVKLPTHFPGVPSPEVEGDSEIKSSDDEVLNALLLEKGQKAGGNNAKLHKKRIDVPGKQGSNLTISSTRSSPILSRSHSPVASTETLAMNVASTEYLATRVVTQLDCALQETVNVSKNRSTIRAGCVTPNLMPQRYSSLSFRPTTSNYFRGTSNSLTLPTVQDKCSKSLPNLTDNKTKRMFVTFDKDLPRAKVVDLEGKSDVSQKCRLINRRLSSEDALVRAMLDKKIQKKAMVRKWVVSSSQSTLTAE from the coding sequence ATGTTGAAGAAAACAGAAGTAGGAAAAGCAACTCGAAGGAAATACCCAAAGGTAGaggagaagaaaaggaagagcGCTGACAGCAGAAACAAGACAAGATTTAGCAGGACAAAAGCAGCGACAAACGAAGGGAATGCATTCAGATACGAGGcagaaattcaagaaaacacTGCGATTGAAAGAAATGCTTCAGAAATTTACAGTTTCCCCGAAGAAAAGCATGTTAATGAAATGCAAAGTGAAGGAGAGCTAAAAGTTGCGAGATGCGACTTTCGAAAGCTAAGAAGTTTTGACATGGAAAGCATTGATGACTCTCTCAGCATGATATCTTTAAATTCTCGACCAACGTCAGCCGTTACTGATTTTGCAGAGGAAGTGAAACTTGAAAGTGATGAAGAATTTTcaagtttggagaaattaaacGAAAACGATCAATTTCTGATGCGGAAGATTTCAAATGAGAGCAATTCGAGTGATTTGGAAATTTCAGTTGACAAAGGGTCGCCAAGGATACAAGGCATTGAAAATCGAGAAGAAAGTGATTTGGTTGACGAGGAAACGGAGAGAGACAATTCCAGGAACGCAATTGCTATTCTTCCCTTAGAAGAAGTAGAGATAATagaagagaaaggaaataaaaaagccAATGTTAAATCTGCATGggaattgaatgaaaaattccttttaacCGCAGACTTTCCAGCCAGAATTTGGGAAGAGAAGATTAATGGAAAAGCAATGAATGCAAGAAGGAAGTCATCTGAACTATTTAATGCAAGTTTTCCTCCATTATCTTCAGTCTCTGAATTACGAAGAGGCTCATATCCTATTTCACCTTTGATGTCCTCAGGTTCACCACGTGAGCTTCCATTACTATCAGGAAGACAATGCAAAGTTAAACTTCCCACGCATTTCCCAGGGGTGCCCTCCCCTGAAGTCGAAGGTGATTCCGAAATCAAGTCTTCGGATGATGAGGTGTTAAATGCTTTACTCCTGGAGAAAGGACAAAAGGCAGGGGgaaataatgcaaaattacacaaaaaacgAATTGATGTTCCCGGAAAACAGGGAAGTAATTTGACAATTTCCTCCACTAGGTCATCTCCCATTCTAAGTAGATCGCACTCACCAGTGGCATCTACAGAAACTCTTGCAATGAATGTTGCATCTACTGAATACCTCGCTACCCGAGTTGTCACCCAACTAGACTGTGCTTTACAAGAGACTGTCAACGTCAGCAAAAACAGATCAACGATTCGCGCAGGTTGTGTGACGCCAAATTTGATGCCCCAAAGGTACAGCTCTCTTTCATTTCGTCCAACCACGAGCAACTATTTCAGGGGAACAAGCAATTCACTTACGCTACCCACAGTTCAAGACAAATGCAGCAAAAGTTTACCAAATTTGACGgataataaaactaaaagaatgTTTGTGACATTCGACAAAGATCTTCCTCGCGCAAAAGTAGTCGACTTGGAGGGAAAAAGTGACGTCTCACAGAAATGTCGTCTAATTAACCGCAGATTATCCAGCGAAGACGCATTAGTAAGGGCCATGCtcgacaaaaaaattcaaaagaaggCAATGGTAAGAAAGTGGGTTGTTTCATCTTCGCAAAGTACATTAACTGCAGAGTAA
- the LOC131791322 gene encoding uncharacterized protein, with protein MNFLVIFMLLLPATVSSDDMRKKVDHCKDWSRKIVRCRRHILVKGYGGPRKFVRIMVRISWRSFLRRYRFNPKFPDLHDMFYKVDQRICPPDIFAYTCSLNIATCTHTFHIGMPLRPCRETCMNFATACKDKYVSPSLHMTVGFLRHNCRYLPFYDDKLCMQPDMRTGWTYDQSWDWYIIRNFTKDFYEAFFRSQYTFAFTGKVISINETGRPDNPYVTARVQVTRLIKEDESRSLSLKVMQFYGGNRRCPTRGTYACYREGGEFGFFGHDNMVQGLTISFSLTLPDEQFLLDIVETLWRTKYKAELTEILKQRRIEEEIKRKKEQKKLEQRRKNQRKKPKKTKEQRKLEMIILTASGRQQHQDGG; from the exons ATGAATTTCCTTGTGATATTCATGTTGCTTCTTCCCGCGACAGTTTCTAGCGATGACATGAGAAAAAAAGTCGACCATTGTAAGGACTGGAGTCGGAAGATCGTTCGGTGCAGAAGGCACATATTGGTTAAGGGGTATGGAGGTCCACGTAAATTTGTAAGGATAATGGTTCGAATAAGCTGGCGAAGTTTTCTGAGAAGGTACCGTTTCAATCCTAAGTTTCCAGACCTGCACGACATGTTCTATAAGGTCGACCAGAGAATTTGCCCACCCGATATATTTGCCTACACCTGTTCGCTGAACATCGCCACTTGTACTCATACGTTTCATATTGGTATGCCACTGAGGCCCTGCCGTGAGACATGTATGAATTTCGCAACCGCGTGCAAGGATAAGTACGTATCTCCTTCACTCCATATGACCGTTGGATTTCTGAGACATAACTGCAGATATCTTCCGTTCTATGACGATAAACTTTGCATGCAACCTGACATGCGTACAGGATGGACCTATGATCAATCATGGGATTGGTACA tAATACGTAATTTTACGAAAGATTTTTATGAAGCCTTCTTTAGAAGCCAATATACTTTTG cTTTCACAGGCAAAGTTATTTCCATAAATGAAACCGGTCGCCCTGACAACCCGTACGTGACCGCGCGAGTGCAAGTGACCAGACTTATTAAGGAAGATGAGAGCCGTTCTCTTTCACTAAAGGTTATGCAATTCTATGGCGGAAATCGGAGGTGCCCCACAAGAGGCACTTACGCTTGCTATAGGGAAGGGGGAGAATTTGGCTTCTTTGGTCACGATAACATGGTACAAGGATTGACAATAAGCTTTAGCCTGACACTACCGGATGAACAATTTCTCTTGGACATAGTGGAAACATTGTGGAGGACGAAATACAAG GCTGAACTGacggaaattttaaaacaaagacgCATAGAGGAAGAGATAAAGAGGAAGAAGGAGCAGAAGAAGCTggaacaaaggagaaaaaaccaAAGGAAGAAGCCGAAGAAGACCAAGGAGCAGAGGAAGCTGGAAATGATTATTTTGACAGCTTCGGGCAGGCAACAGCATCAAGATGGCGGATGA